The following proteins are encoded in a genomic region of Nitratireductor sp. GISD-1A_MAKvit:
- a CDS encoding GH25 family lysozyme: MRRLMIASLFALLAGCSTVNYDFSDVAPTVQPAATNSGRVVRFADSDPHEWEGGAPWHYAVHGTDVAKYQADIDWKKVASNNISFAFIKATEGGDMVDEYFARNWRAAKAAGVPRGAYHFFYHCRPAIEQARWFIKNVPRDPSALPPVLDMEWTPFSPTCTLRPPAEKVREQMRIFLNAVEQHYGKRPIIYTSIDFFDDNNLSSFKGYPFWLRSVAGHPDDKYSNHPWVFWQYTGTGVIPGIEGKADINVFNGNNRAWQNWLRANAS; this comes from the coding sequence ATGCGTCGATTGATGATCGCCAGTCTATTCGCCTTGCTCGCCGGCTGCTCAACCGTCAACTACGATTTTTCCGACGTTGCTCCTACGGTGCAGCCTGCCGCGACAAACAGTGGCCGGGTGGTGCGCTTCGCCGACTCCGATCCGCACGAATGGGAAGGCGGTGCACCCTGGCATTATGCGGTGCACGGGACGGATGTGGCCAAATATCAGGCCGATATCGACTGGAAGAAAGTTGCCAGCAACAATATCTCCTTCGCTTTCATCAAGGCCACCGAAGGCGGTGACATGGTGGACGAGTATTTTGCGCGCAACTGGCGCGCAGCAAAGGCCGCGGGTGTTCCGCGTGGAGCCTATCATTTCTTCTATCACTGCCGCCCGGCCATCGAACAGGCGCGCTGGTTCATCAAGAATGTACCCCGGGATCCTTCCGCGCTACCGCCCGTTCTGGACATGGAGTGGACACCCTTTTCGCCCACCTGCACCCTTCGCCCGCCGGCTGAAAAAGTGCGCGAACAGATGCGGATTTTTCTCAACGCGGTAGAGCAGCATTATGGCAAGCGGCCCATCATCTACACCTCGATCGACTTCTTCGATGACAATAATCTGAGCAGCTTCAAGGGCTATCCCTTCTGGCTGCGCTCGGTGGCCGGCCATCCTGATGACAAATATTCGAACCATCCATGGGTCTTCTGGCAATATACGGGCACGGGAGTGATCCCGGGGATCGAGGGAAAGGCCGACATCAACGTGTTCAACGGAAACAACAGGGCCTGGCAAAACTGGCTCAGGGCCAATGCCAGCTGA